The Peribacillus sp. FSL P2-0133 genome has a segment encoding these proteins:
- a CDS encoding acetoin utilization AcuB family protein: MIVETIMNEDIITLTPTDTIHSAVMIIKEKRIRHIPIVDDSYHLVGLVSDRDIRDAAPSIFRTAEYKNDLQKPLSSIMKTEIITGHPLDFVEEIGAVFCDNNISCLPIVKGRQLVGIITGSDLLHSYVELTGVNQPGSQIEIRIPDRAGSLHDIAHIFKRRNSNILSTLVYPEKNGTDYKILVIRVQTMNPFMVVEDLKKEGYTVLWPSLPGISHE; this comes from the coding sequence ATGATTGTAGAAACAATAATGAATGAGGATATTATCACCCTCACTCCAACCGATACAATCCATAGCGCTGTCATGATCATCAAGGAGAAGCGAATTCGCCATATACCCATTGTCGATGACAGCTATCATCTTGTGGGATTAGTCAGCGACCGAGATATTCGGGATGCTGCCCCTTCTATATTCCGTACCGCAGAATACAAAAATGATTTACAAAAACCATTATCAAGCATCATGAAAACGGAAATAATCACGGGGCACCCGCTGGATTTCGTGGAAGAAATCGGGGCTGTTTTTTGTGATAACAATATCAGCTGCCTTCCAATCGTAAAGGGAAGGCAGTTAGTGGGCATCATAACCGGTTCCGATTTACTTCATTCATACGTTGAGTTGACTGGAGTCAATCAGCCCGGTTCCCAAATCGAAATCAGAATCCCGGATAGGGCAGGTTCCCTTCATGATATTGCCCATATTTTCAAAAGGCGCAATTCGAATATCCTGAGCACCCTTGTTTATCCTGAAAAAAATGGAACCGATTATAAAATTCTTGTAATTCGTGTACAGACGATGAATCCATTTATGGTGGTGGAGGATTTGAAGAAAGAAGGCTATACCGTTTTATGGCCTAGCCTACCGGGGATTTCACATGAATGA
- a CDS encoding acetoin utilization protein AcuC, whose protein sequence is MNDTSLFVYSDELLTYKFNDEHPFNQKRLKLTLDLLKKHHAINDDQIIKPRMATDEELELIHDHHYVNAVKLAGQGKLPPEKAVNYGLGTEDTPIFPKMHEASALLVGGTLTAVDAVMTGQSLHALNLGGGLHHGFRGKASGFCIYNDSSVAIKYLQKKYGARVLYVDTDAHHGDGVQWSFYDDPDVCTLSIHETGRYLFPGTGNINERGQGKGYGYSFNIPVDAFTEDESWLECYRASFKEVIEFFKPDVILTQNGADSHYYDPLTHLSATMKIYREIPKLAHEMAHKFCEGRWIAVGGGGYDIWRVVPRAWARVWLEMTNNDISGPLSKEWLDCWQPESPVTLPDEWDDMEDIYEPIPRKPEITEKNALTLEKVLYPIRSSKQTSKSNEQS, encoded by the coding sequence ATGAATGATACATCCCTTTTCGTCTATTCGGATGAACTCCTTACCTACAAATTCAACGATGAACATCCATTCAATCAAAAACGGCTTAAGCTCACGCTTGATTTATTAAAAAAACACCATGCCATCAATGATGATCAAATTATCAAGCCCAGAATGGCTACCGACGAAGAATTGGAACTGATCCATGATCACCATTATGTAAACGCTGTCAAATTAGCAGGCCAGGGAAAGCTCCCCCCTGAAAAGGCAGTAAATTATGGGCTGGGAACAGAGGATACCCCTATCTTCCCCAAGATGCACGAAGCGAGTGCCTTGCTTGTAGGCGGTACCTTGACGGCTGTGGATGCCGTCATGACCGGTCAGTCCCTGCACGCACTTAATCTTGGCGGGGGCCTGCATCACGGTTTCCGCGGGAAAGCCTCAGGCTTTTGCATTTACAATGATAGTTCGGTCGCGATTAAATACCTGCAAAAAAAATATGGGGCACGTGTCTTGTACGTCGATACCGATGCACATCATGGTGACGGAGTCCAATGGTCATTTTATGATGATCCCGATGTATGCACCCTATCCATTCATGAAACGGGGCGCTACTTATTTCCCGGCACCGGCAATATTAACGAGCGGGGCCAGGGAAAAGGCTACGGCTATTCATTCAACATCCCGGTCGATGCGTTCACTGAAGATGAATCCTGGCTCGAATGCTATAGGGCTTCTTTTAAGGAGGTCATTGAATTCTTCAAACCGGATGTCATATTAACGCAAAACGGGGCCGATTCCCATTATTACGATCCGCTCACCCATTTATCTGCCACCATGAAGATTTATAGGGAAATACCAAAGTTGGCCCACGAAATGGCCCATAAGTTTTGCGAAGGACGGTGGATTGCAGTAGGCGGCGGCGGATATGATATATGGCGCGTCGTCCCGAGGGCTTGGGCGAGGGTCTGGCTTGAAATGACGAACAATGATATATCAGGTCCCCTATCAAAGGAATGGCTCGATTGCTGGCAGCCTGAGTCCCCTGTTACCCTGCCGGATGAATGGGATGACATGGAGGATATATACGAACCCATTCCGAGGAAGCCTGAAATTACCGAGAAGAATGCCCTGACGCTTGAAAAGGTCCTTTATCCCATCAGGTCTTCCAAGCAAACTTCGAAAAGCAATGAACAAAGTTAG
- the ytxJ gene encoding bacillithiol system redox-active protein YtxJ has translation MVMSKIETEEQFNELLKEDTFLLFKHSVTCPVSAEAFEQYERYILGNEQLKTAYLAVQEARPLSNYVAETFDVKHQSPQAILFKSGKPAWNESHWRITYDSLSKAITE, from the coding sequence ATGGTCATGAGCAAAATCGAAACAGAAGAACAATTCAATGAGCTTCTAAAAGAGGATACATTCCTGCTTTTCAAGCATAGTGTAACGTGCCCGGTCAGTGCTGAAGCATTTGAACAATATGAGAGGTACATCTTGGGGAACGAACAACTTAAAACGGCCTATTTAGCCGTTCAGGAAGCTCGTCCACTATCTAATTATGTGGCAGAAACATTTGATGTCAAACATCAATCACCTCAGGCCATCCTTTTTAAAAGTGGAAAACCTGCCTGGAATGAATCTCATTGGCGGATTACATATGATTCATTGAGCAAGGCCATTACTGAATGA
- the ccpA gene encoding catabolite control protein A — translation MNNITIYDVAREANVSMATVSRVVNGNPNVKPATRKKVSDVIEKLGYRPNAVARGLASKKTTTVGVIIPDISSIFFAELARGIEDIATMYKYNIILSSSDENIDKEFHLLNTMLGKQVDGIVFMGGNISDEHVKEFKNSPVPIVLAGSVDESGQVPSVNIDYEAAAFDAVTFFADKGHKHIAFVSGNPSALINEMKLTGYKRGLKEAGLSFDESYIVEGDYTYDSGIESFEKYLEVEDRPTAFIAGADEMALGIVHAAQDKGYNVPDDFEVISFDNTRLTLMVRPQITTIVQPLYDIGAVAMRLLTKLMNKEQVEEGLEKVILPHRIENRQSTK, via the coding sequence ATGAATAATATAACCATTTATGATGTGGCGCGTGAGGCGAATGTTTCCATGGCCACCGTTTCCCGCGTAGTTAACGGGAATCCAAATGTAAAGCCTGCAACAAGGAAGAAAGTTTCCGATGTGATTGAGAAGTTAGGGTACCGTCCCAATGCAGTGGCAAGGGGACTTGCCTCAAAGAAAACGACTACAGTCGGGGTCATCATCCCGGATATCTCAAGCATCTTTTTTGCCGAATTGGCACGGGGCATAGAAGATATAGCCACGATGTATAAATACAATATTATTCTAAGCAGTTCTGATGAGAATATAGATAAGGAATTCCATTTGCTGAATACGATGCTTGGAAAACAAGTGGATGGTATCGTGTTCATGGGCGGCAACATCTCTGATGAGCATGTCAAAGAGTTTAAGAATTCACCGGTTCCAATCGTACTGGCAGGTTCGGTGGATGAAAGCGGGCAAGTTCCATCGGTTAATATTGATTATGAGGCAGCGGCATTCGACGCTGTGACATTCTTTGCTGATAAAGGCCACAAGCATATCGCTTTTGTAAGCGGAAACCCTTCCGCGCTGATTAATGAAATGAAATTGACTGGTTATAAACGAGGGTTGAAAGAAGCTGGTCTCTCATTTGATGAAAGTTATATTGTTGAAGGTGATTATACATATGATTCAGGAATTGAATCTTTTGAAAAGTACCTGGAAGTTGAAGACAGACCGACGGCATTCATCGCCGGTGCTGATGAAATGGCTCTTGGAATTGTCCATGCCGCACAGGACAAAGGGTATAATGTACCGGATGACTTTGAGGTGATCAGCTTCGATAACACGAGATTGACATTGATGGTGCGTCCGCAAATCACGACGATCGTTCAGCCTTTATATGACATTGGTGCGGTTGCGATGAGGCTTCTTACGAAGTTGATGAATAAAGAACAAGTGGAGGAAGGTCTTGAAAAAGTGATCCTGCCGCATCGGATTGAAAACCGTCAATCAACGAAATAA
- a CDS encoding DUF948 domain-containing protein: MEIILYVSAAVAAIAFLVLVIFLTKVLTSLQTTLDSVARTLTGLESQMQGITLETTQLLHKTNTLAEDLQQKSENLNTVVDAVKDVGTSISSFNSSIQKVSHKVQAEIDNNQERISQIVQWSNVAMEIRDKWKARSKQSAPTPAERAELEREALETDNLPKKRFLRSRS, encoded by the coding sequence ATGGAGATTATTTTATACGTAAGTGCTGCTGTTGCAGCGATAGCTTTTTTGGTACTTGTTATTTTCCTAACAAAGGTACTGACATCACTTCAAACTACCCTGGACAGTGTGGCCCGGACGCTGACAGGACTAGAGAGCCAAATGCAGGGCATAACGCTCGAAACTACTCAGTTATTACATAAAACGAATACGTTGGCTGAAGATTTGCAGCAAAAGTCGGAAAACCTGAACACGGTGGTGGATGCCGTGAAGGATGTTGGCACATCCATCTCTAGCTTTAATTCTTCCATCCAAAAGGTTTCCCATAAAGTGCAGGCTGAGATTGATAATAATCAAGAACGAATCTCACAAATTGTACAATGGAGCAATGTAGCCATGGAGATAAGGGACAAGTGGAAGGCCAGAAGCAAACAGTCTGCCCCGACCCCAGCCGAAAGGGCGGAGTTAGAAAGGGAAGCGCTTGAAACAGATAACCTGCCTAAAAAAAGGTTTTTACGTTCTAGATCTTAA
- a CDS encoding bifunctional 3-deoxy-7-phosphoheptulonate synthase/chorismate mutase: MSNKELDGLRNQLDDVNLQLLHLINQRAELVQEIGRVKEKQGVNRYDPVRERTMLDLIEANNQGPLDLGSIKHIFKEIFKLGLELQKDDQKKTLLVSRKQKAEDTIIDIKGELVGNGIPSFVFGPCAVESYEQTAAVAEVIKAKGLKLMRGGAFKPRTSPYDFQGLGLEGLQILKRVADEYGLAVISEIVSANDIEAAIDHIDVIQIGARNMQNFDLLKAAGAVNKPVLLKRGLAATIEEFIHAAEYIMSQGNGNIILCERGIRTYEKATRNTLDISAVPILKQETHLPVMVDVTHSTGRRDLLLPTAKAALAIGADGVMAEVHPDPSVALSDSAQQMDFKQFDEFYDEIKRLNWVTV, from the coding sequence ATGAGCAACAAAGAGCTTGATGGACTTCGTAATCAACTGGATGATGTGAACCTTCAGTTATTACATCTTATTAATCAACGTGCTGAACTTGTACAGGAAATTGGTCGCGTTAAAGAAAAACAAGGTGTAAACCGTTACGATCCGGTCCGTGAAAGAACAATGCTGGATCTTATCGAAGCCAATAATCAAGGACCGCTTGATCTTGGTTCGATTAAACATATTTTCAAAGAAATCTTTAAATTGGGCTTGGAGCTTCAAAAAGATGATCAGAAGAAAACGCTTCTTGTATCAAGAAAACAAAAGGCTGAAGACACGATCATCGACATTAAAGGTGAATTGGTAGGTAACGGGATCCCTAGCTTCGTTTTCGGACCATGTGCGGTTGAATCTTATGAACAGACAGCTGCGGTAGCGGAAGTCATTAAAGCTAAAGGTCTGAAATTGATGCGCGGCGGTGCATTTAAGCCACGTACATCTCCATATGACTTCCAAGGGCTTGGTTTGGAAGGTTTACAAATACTTAAACGTGTTGCTGATGAATACGGCTTGGCTGTCATCAGTGAAATCGTGAGTGCCAACGATATTGAAGCGGCGATCGATCATATCGATGTCATCCAAATCGGGGCGCGCAACATGCAAAACTTCGACTTGCTAAAAGCTGCAGGTGCTGTAAATAAACCAGTTCTTTTAAAACGTGGACTGGCTGCAACGATTGAAGAGTTCATTCATGCAGCGGAATACATCATGTCGCAGGGCAATGGCAACATCATCCTTTGTGAACGCGGTATCCGTACTTACGAAAAAGCAACAAGGAATACACTTGATATCTCTGCTGTACCGATTTTAAAACAAGAAACTCATTTACCGGTCATGGTTGATGTGACGCATTCAACTGGACGTCGCGATCTTCTGCTTCCTACGGCTAAAGCGGCTCTTGCAATCGGTGCTGACGGTGTTATGGCTGAAGTGCATCCAGATCCTTCCGTTGCTTTATCGGATTCTGCACAGCAAATGGACTTCAAACAATTTGATGAATTCTACGATGAAATTAAACGTTTGAACTGGGTAACTGTATAA
- a CDS encoding YtxH domain-containing protein codes for MTQKEFAANDYQKSYEDERDSINSKDFMIGALIGGMIGAATALFMAPKTGKELRNDFNEQAKNISEKTERLRLTAMEKGTFLADTAKEKTSSVTEIVSNKSSNIVNKVKSLKTGKENGDAADDTTNSSNKDIDVTGTSDSPIVSVETNFANGNDSENNPADPTSGNKNAAKLKLDEAKKAFDETENNLMK; via the coding sequence ATGACTCAAAAAGAATTTGCGGCAAACGACTATCAGAAATCTTATGAGGACGAACGCGACTCGATCAATTCGAAGGACTTTATGATTGGCGCCTTGATCGGCGGGATGATCGGAGCGGCTACAGCTTTGTTCATGGCCCCGAAAACAGGCAAGGAATTAAGGAATGACTTCAATGAACAAGCTAAAAACATTTCAGAGAAAACAGAAAGATTAAGACTAACGGCAATGGAAAAAGGAACATTCCTTGCTGATACTGCAAAAGAAAAAACAAGCTCCGTCACGGAAATCGTTTCCAACAAATCTTCAAATATCGTCAATAAAGTGAAAAGCTTAAAAACGGGAAAAGAAAACGGCGACGCGGCTGATGATACGACGAATTCCAGCAATAAGGATATAGATGTAACCGGAACTTCCGATTCTCCTATCGTATCCGTCGAAACGAACTTTGCTAACGGCAATGACTCGGAAAATAATCCTGCAGATCCTACAAGCGGAAACAAGAATGCGGCAAAATTAAAACTTGATGAAGCGAAAAAGGCATTTGATGAAACAGAGAATAATCTAATGAAATAA
- a CDS encoding GNAT family N-acetyltransferase, with the protein MEYNKTFYTKELQTLSGTLIIEGPLNGEKMSAYEFHEDLVAFRPPALQHKALIEIADLPEGRIFIARENKTIVGYVTYLYPDPLERWSEIKMEDLIELGAIEVIPEYRGASVGKNLIRLSMEDDSVEDFIIITTEYYWHWDLKGTGLNIWDYRKVMEKMMSAGGLVYFATDDPEISSHPANCLMARIGKRVPPESIQKFDQLRFMNRFMY; encoded by the coding sequence ATGGAATATAATAAGACCTTTTATACTAAGGAACTGCAGACATTAAGCGGGACGCTCATCATCGAAGGGCCGTTGAACGGCGAAAAAATGTCCGCTTATGAGTTTCACGAAGACTTGGTCGCCTTTCGCCCGCCTGCTTTGCAGCATAAAGCGTTAATAGAGATTGCAGACTTGCCTGAGGGCAGGATCTTTATCGCCCGTGAAAATAAAACGATCGTGGGATATGTAACTTACTTATATCCCGATCCATTGGAGCGCTGGTCGGAAATTAAGATGGAGGACTTGATTGAGCTTGGTGCAATCGAGGTCATCCCTGAATACCGGGGTGCTTCCGTCGGGAAGAACCTGATCCGCCTTTCCATGGAAGACGATTCGGTTGAAGACTTCATCATCATCACCACTGAATACTATTGGCATTGGGATTTGAAAGGGACAGGACTGAATATTTGGGACTATCGCAAGGTCATGGAAAAAATGATGAGTGCGGGTGGCCTGGTCTACTTTGCAACAGATGATCCTGAAATCAGTTCCCACCCGGCCAACTGCCTGATGGCCCGTATCGGCAAAAGAGTCCCGCCGGAATCCATCCAGAAGTTCGACCAATTGCGTTTTATGAATCGGTTTATGTATTAA